One Pelobates fuscus isolate aPelFus1 chromosome 8, aPelFus1.pri, whole genome shotgun sequence genomic window carries:
- the APOBR gene encoding apolipoprotein B receptor produces the protein MVDTGSAEKAEAQRQQTDRQPGEGLVARRQTHSPMDFLQRHLPRVYQAVQNALDYLGNVAAQVFGAPPNAPRPSNSGSKVAIGTKTLQETNTSQGFPSTDTGTGNRSMQGSEHLSKSEDDVEATESSVGHMEPPPAVEHEEICLDLSGVTMHPNQELDLRNRKGNGRTRRDLEYQAHDKAEELSSEIYFKREEIGDLEISANASQDGLARDLGQTNGSDTDVLMDKSDRWCDVMPGHLESLVAGDREVLMAKAKDLENLAPVFKDEIADKPTPNYIEVTDTLLDHSEGLKNQSPLCQDVIVDVLDKPMSIDVEVTKTLLDNSEDQSPVSQNITMDFLEQTDTRDTEVLMDTSEDLESPAHVCEESGMHTDLALRDTQCEEIHLTSHYLEDVESSAISYKDRKMSAEKQTNTEVTDSLQDKLEDPGSSAQSYNDESDMETRPEKIMDDLIPQIQNEEDTMLVNPDLISTKEEASLVCEQYKPILYEETNVESIMIGKGELVSSDPQSNIKDDEECVGEMVSENQIHENILTLENLENMYFLDSNIESVTEVTIQREDIKQESYHELSQSDQESRQVEFTNTLTTQDDEEGRAIADISGEGHNPSLVEEEHHLGPSEVENASLEDVTEIATSPVVENTVNLKSSFAEQIHFKQQVEEQECPCNVDLPEVHVSVEVEPGVLDLIPSNLSVNEEPHVTEQVPWLEERMPLSSLDLLHKTISPVNECISDRGDDENLSVDVVEPENRIFGEDKSLQVSSESYREVEDKHEYFIKQETHSNTEIEKQGREIRVSLTTDESEKITNYTSMEEANIPVHKETALPDVLIVESVHFQVSHSEDEEHSISQSDKATINLEEDRLQDEGHIYSLDDVLSGEQQLIQQEENDPKDYERSVWYEECKDLTEKEEYKSDIKINVPNQFGDFGEDLEEAEMSHTHVRSAEELSNSSTESEEILLAQDTLSCEDPSSDKKEDIEEREDMQGSFIIIPEETFISLESDLQVIKPTLVSGSTPGMSSLLDMMSLQATDKTENDQTLEKDFVSEDEVGSLQKSGTLPAVFDESKAVQTLVELSKTSTAELEFSNMRGEETPERNLSGDNTDSKETSVLEVLEPDCREHNDISSGQAMHSEYYYTDDDAFDKEMMRTEEHSTNGKHTVEITDDISITVTEFQVFNTKGGNFYTLQDKPSNAVQDGKSLMGDHQPVREDIDIPKHGTEHHESFGDSMQEKDSLEHKVLPENDDNKEASLRSIGESEQKEPPSESGESWTENATGAGCLPQEQTEGFREIDIVQSNNIIKDKDSQMKLNITTVQEDHFLKLSGFEVDKKEDAFGKQVNLLAEEKSVEVHHDNLHEDSSLSEKQYFSTDGSQTYVAKEDKDCSLTDTHHHYQTDLKMTTPPEDPAEILEESHWKPDHSTPEISQSVEITREEHYPRLHNPLLTAEEYQGCQMEISQTLVDNRGTSIFEERNIPAEGMTESNKQVDVLLNKESLPPGHSEQAAPVIEPESSVEEIGDTHKDLDLLSENQSLIDPWQVKTSSTEMAGETDVVIKSHSTSTSDQSVPEKELVKEACNLEDAPPDRPSEDIVVSEISTTSNLQENVTDILFGFSHTKIPIEEDLSINGSIQAIPGPEIVISADYGLPEDIELESGHMVEEIKEENYSEEEENLRSTRSATDSVSSKNQREHKDTYPAPSEPQTNLMEVPGPIEEDDEIDGDMLPHRTLDLSAQKSRVQLRRKTSIRRRQGQRQSLPEAQPSEQPPPVHRPFSVALPGLVGKLPMQPSVTPMAHAVPPPAEERKEERADAEEIAIKPKKVFPKHAGFGIPHPQMMQELQSRLLKKKPKE, from the exons GGAAGTGAGCACCTGTCGAAATCAGAGGATGACGTGGAGGCCACAGAATCGAGTGTGGGACATATGGAACCTCCACCTGCCGTAGAACATGAAGAAATATGCCTTGACCTATCAG GAGTCACAATGCACCCAAACCAAGAGTTAGATCTTAGAAACAGAAAGGGTAATGGCAGAACAAGAAGAGATCTGGAATACCAAGCACATGATAAAGCTGAAGAACTATCAAGTGAAATATATTTTAAGAGGGAGGAAATAGGAGACCTGGAAATCTCAGCAAATGCGAGCCAAGATGGACTGGCAAGGGATCTAGGGCAGACCAATGGATCAGATACAGACGTTCTCATGGATAAATCAGACAGGTGGTGTGATGTAATGCCAGGCCATCTGGAATCACTGGTTGCAGGTGACAGGGAAGTTCTAATGGCTAAAGCAAAGGATCTTGAAAATCTAGCTCCCGTGTTTAAAGATGAAATTGCAGATAAACCCACGCCaaattatatagaggttacagaCACTTTATTAGATCATTCAGAGGGTCTTAAAAATCAATCTCCTTTGTGTCAGGATGTAATAGTGGATGTTCTGGATAAACCCATGTCAATAGATGTAGAGGTTACAAAGACTTTATTAGATAACTCAGAAGATCAATCTCCCGTGAGTCAGAATATAACAATGGATTTCCTAGAACAGACAGATACAAGAGATACAGAAGTTTTGATGGATACTTCAGAGGACCTTGAGAGCCCAGCTCATGTGTGTGAGGAGAGTGGCATGCATACTGATCTAGCACTGCGAGATACCCAATGTGAAGAAATTCACTTAACTTCGCATTACTTGGAAGATGTAGAATCATCTGCTATCAGCTACAAAGACAGAAAAATGAGTGCTGAGAAGCAGACCAATACAGAGGTTACAGACAGTCTACAGGATAAATTAGAAGACCCAGGAAGCTCCGCTCAATCGTATAACGATGAAAGTGATATGGAGACAAGACCAGAGAAGATTATGGATGATTTAATTCCTCAAATTCAAAATGAAGAGGATACCATGCTGGTTAATCCAGATCTTATTAGTACAAAGGAAGAGGCGTCTTTGGTGTGTGAGCAATATAAACCCATACTATATGAAGAGACAAATGTGGAATCAATTATGATTGGAAAAGGAGAGCTGGTTTCAAGTGACCCACAAAGCAATATCAAGGATGATGAAGAGTGTGTTGGAGAAATGGTTTCAGAAAACCAGATACATGAAAATATTTTGACTCTCGAAAATCTTGAAAACATGTATTTTCTAGATAGTAATATAGAATCTGTCACTGAAGTCACAATACAACGTGAAGATATAAAACAAGAAAGTTACCATGAATTATCTCAATCAGATCAAGAATCTAGGCAAGTGGAATTTACAAATACATTAACCACACAAGATGATGAGGAAGGTAGGGCAATAGCCGACATTTCTGGAGAGGGGCACAACCCTTCGCTGGTTGAAGAAGAGCATCACCTAGGTCCTTCAGAAGTAGAGAATGCCAGTTTGGAAGATGTAACCGAGATTGCAACATCCCCAGTAGTAGAAAATACAGTGAATCTAAAAAGTTCAtttgcagaacaaatacatttcaaGCAGCAGGTAGAGGAGCAAGAATGCCCTTGTAATGTAGACTTACCTGAAGTACATGTGTCAGTGGAAGTAGAGCCAGGTGTGCTGGATCTAATACCATCAAACTTATCTGTTAATGAAGAACCACATGTAACGGAGCAAGTTCCTTGGTTAGAGGAGAGAATGCCTTTGAGTAGCTTAGATCTGTTACATAAAACCATTTCTCCAGTAAACGAATGTATCTCAGACAGAGGTGATGATGAGAATTTATCAGTAGACGTTGTAGAACCAGAGAACAGAATATTTGGTGAAGACAAATCATTGCAAGTTTCAAGTGAATCTTACAGAGAAGTTGAGGATAAACATGAATATTTTATCAAACAAGAAACCCATTCTAATACTGAAATTGAGAAACAAGGGAGAGAAATACGTGTCTCTCTCACTACTGATGAGTCAGAGAAAATAACAAATTATACATCTATGGAGGAAGCCAATATACCTGTACACAAAGAAACAGCTTTACCTGATGTATTAATTGTGGAATCAGTACATTTTCAGGTTTCACATTCAGAAGATGAAGAACATTCAATATCACAATCAGACAAGGCAACTATCAATTTAGAAGAAGACCGCCTGCAAGATGAAGGTCACATTTACAGCTTGGATGATGTGCTATCAGGAGAACAACAGCTAATACAGCAAGAAGAGAATGATCCAAAAGACTATGAGCGGTCAGTGTGGTATGAAGAATGTAAGGATTTAACTGAGAAAGAGGAATATAAATCAGATATCAAAATAAATGTTCCAAACCAATTTGGGGATTTCGGTGAGGACTTGGAAGAAGCAGAAATGTCACATACACATGTGAGATCAGCTGAAGAACTTTCAAATTCTTCAACAGAGAGTGAAGAAATATTGTTAGCACAGGATACTTTGAGTTGCGAAGATCCCTCATCTGATAAAAAAGAGGATATTGAGGAAAGAGAAGATATGCAAGGAAGCTTCATTATAATTCCTGAGGAAACGTTTATTTCTCTCGAATCAGACTTACAGGTAATAAAGCCAACATTGGTAAGTGGATCTACACCAGGCATGAGTTCATTACTAGATATGATGTCGCTTCAAGCAACAGATAAAACAGAAAATGACCAGACTCTGGAAAAAGATTTTGTTTCAGAGGATGAGGTCGGATCTTTGCAAAAATCAGGAACATTACCAGCTGTGTTTGATGAATCCAAGGCAGTACAGACTCTAGTAGAACTGAGTAAAACTTCCACAGCAGAGCTCGAGTTCTCAAATATGAGAGGAGAGGAAACTCCAGAAAGAAATCTCTCAGGTGACAATACAGACAGTAAAGAAACAAGTGTACTAGAGGTACTGGAACCAGATTGCAGAGAACACAATGACATCTCATCTGGCCAAGCAATGCATAGTGAGTATTACTATACAGATGATGATGCTTTTGATAAAGAAATGATGAGAACAGAAGAACACTCAACCAATGGCAAACACACTGTTGAGATCACTGATGATATTAGCATAACAGTTACTGAATTCCAAGTCTTCAATACAAAAGGAGGTAATTTTTACACATTACAGGATAAACCGAGCAATGCAGTACAAGACGGTAAGAGTCTAATGGGTGACCATCAACCAGTGAGAGAAGATATAGATATTCCAAAACATGGTACAGAGCATCATGAATCCTTCGGTGATTCAATGCAAGAAAAAGATTCTTTGGAGCACAAGGTTCTCCCAGAGAATGATGATAACAAGGAGGCATCGCTGAGAAGCATAGGTGAATCTGAGCAAAAGGAACCACCAAGCGAGTCAGGTGAATCATGGACTGAGAATGCAACTGGAGCAGGATGCCTACCTCAAGAACAAACAGAAGGTTTCAGAGAAATAGATATTGTTCAAAGTAATAACATTATAAAAGATAAAGACTCTCAAATGAAATTAAACATTACTACAGTGCAGGAAGATCATTTTCTAAAATTGTCAGGCTTTGAGGTAGATAAAAAGGAAGACGCTTTTGGGAAACAAGTTAATTTGCTTGCTGAAGAAAAGTCGGTGGAGGTCCACCATGACAATTTACATGAAGACAGTTCACTGAGTGAAAAACAGTATTTCTCCACAGATGGAAGTCAAACCTATGTAGCCAAAGAAGACAAAGATTGTTCCCTGACTGATACGCACCATCATTACCAAACAGATCTCAAAATGACTACACCTCCAGAAGATCCTGCAGAAATATTAGAAGAATCCCACTGGAAACCAGATCACTCAACCCCAGAAATATCTCAAAGTGTTGAGATAACAAGAGAAGAACATTATCCAAGGTTACATAATCCTTTATTAACTGCAGAAGAATACCAAGGATGTCAGATGGAGATATCGCAGACACTAGTTGATAATCGTGGAACAAGTATATTTGAAGAACGAAATATACCAGCCGAAGGAATGACAGAAAGTAACAAACAAGTAGACGTATTATTAAATAAAGAATCTCTGCCACCAGGTCATTCAGAGCAAGCTGCACCTGTTATTGAACCAGAATCAAGCGTTGAAGAAATCGGAGACACCCATAAAGATTTAGATCTCTTATCAGAAAATCAGAGTTTAATTGACCCCTGGCAAGTTAAAACAAGTTCCACTGAAATGGCAGGAGAAACTGATGTTGTAATAAAAAGCCATTCTACAAGCACATCAGATCAATCAGTTCCAGAAAAAGAACTGGTCAAGGAAGCATGCAATCTGGAAGATGCGCCACCAGATCGCCCATCAGAAGATATTGTCGTCTCTGAAATTTCTACCACTTCAAATCTCCAAGAAAATGTGACAGATATTTTATTTGGATTTTCCCATACTAAAATTCCAATTGAAGAAGACCTTAGTATTAATGGCAGCATTCAAGCCATACCAGGACCTGAAATTGTTATATCGGCTGACTATGGTCTACCAGAGGACATTGAATTGGAATCTGGTCACATGGTGGAAGAAATCAAAGAAGAAAATTATAGCGAGGAGGAAGAGAACTTGAGAAGTACACGTTCAGCAACTGATAGTGTCTCCAGTAAGAATCAGAGGGAACATAAAGATACTTACCCAGCACCATCAGAGCCTCAAACAAACCTGATGGAGGTACCGGGACCCATAGAGGAGGACGATGAGATAGATGGCGATATG CTCCCTCACAGGACGCTAGATTTAAGTGCACAGAAAAGCAGAGTTCAGCTGCGCAGGAAAACGTCCATCCGAAGGCGGCAGGGTCAGCGCCAGTCCCTTCCTGAAGCGCAGCCCAGTGAGCAGCCCCCACCGGTACACCGGCCCTTTTCAGTAGCACTTCCAGGACTGGTAGGAAAGCTGCCAATGCAACCTTCAGTGACCCCCATGGCACACGCAGTGCCTCCTCCTGCAGAAGAGAGAAAGGAAGAGAGAGCGGACGCGGAGGAAATCGCTATTAAGCCAAAGAAGGTCTTCCCAAAGCATGCTGG ATTTGGGATCCCACACCCCCAGATGATGCAGGAGCTGCAGTCACGTCTACTCAAAAAGAAACCCAAAGAGTGA